The Pseudomonadota bacterium genome contains the following window.
TTTCTTTTATCTTGCTTTTAGAAATTTTCGATACACGTTCCCTCTTGGGATTACTCGAACCTTTCTTTAAACCCAATGCTTTGAATAATAAATTAGATGCGGGAGGCGTCTTTGTAATAAAAGAAAAAGATCGATCCGCATACACGGTTATAACAACCGGGATTATCATGTCACCCTGGGTCTGTGTTTTGGCGTTGAATGCCTTGCAAAACTCCATGATGTTGACACCCTTCTGACCT
Protein-coding sequences here:
- the rplK gene encoding 50S ribosomal protein L11 → MAKKITGYIKLQIPAGKANPSPPVGPALGQKGVNIMEFCKAFNAKTQTQGDMIIPVVITVYADRSFSFITKTPPASNLLFKALGLKKGSSNPKRERVSKISKSKIKEIAEIKMPDLNAYDIDAATKIIEGTARSCGITIID